Proteins from a genomic interval of Mesorhizobium sp. CAU 1732:
- a CDS encoding DEAD/DEAH box helicase codes for MLAAAGASAQKLREAERSFSDVVASLGRISAEITKADARLAPLAATVRTLMEELEPHRAVLGDRIVDADFFARGHEASNLEAPWIPDRLHRKREDLFVAAMEVHRAFIDASAQKILHNVGALMNVFSAGPPPDEARRSLLGDLWSTLFMVVPLVSTTFASVDRMLGLLPPGSIGWLLVDEAGQALPQAAVGGVMRARRSIIVGDPLQIPPVVTLPARLNAEICRFFRIDMALWSAPEASTQTLADRASSYQASFRSDQGPRRVGMPLLVHRRCQEPMFGISNRIAYDGQMVHAPAPRDAGEVGSVLGPTKWLDIDGEADTKWCAAEGDVVVAMLRKLTSAGVTEPDLFIITPFRVVAQEMRRRLRQEKDLVERLNIDIEEWTEDRVGTIHTVQGREAESVILLLGAPAASQHGARNWAAGTPNILNVAVSRAKQNFYVVGSYAAWSSVGHARELASLRRARIGQTGA; via the coding sequence TTGCTCGCCGCCGCCGGAGCTTCCGCGCAGAAGTTGCGCGAAGCCGAGCGATCATTCTCCGATGTCGTCGCGTCGTTGGGCAGGATCTCCGCCGAGATCACCAAAGCAGATGCTCGTCTGGCGCCGCTTGCAGCGACCGTCCGGACGCTGATGGAAGAGCTGGAGCCACATCGCGCGGTCCTCGGCGATCGCATCGTTGATGCCGACTTCTTCGCCCGCGGTCACGAGGCGTCGAATCTTGAGGCTCCCTGGATTCCCGATCGGCTGCACCGGAAAAGAGAAGACCTATTCGTTGCCGCGATGGAGGTGCATCGTGCCTTTATCGATGCGTCGGCCCAAAAGATCCTGCACAATGTTGGCGCGCTGATGAACGTCTTCAGCGCGGGACCGCCACCCGACGAAGCGCGCCGCAGTCTGCTCGGCGACCTCTGGTCGACCCTGTTCATGGTGGTGCCTCTCGTCTCCACCACCTTTGCCTCGGTTGACAGGATGCTCGGACTGTTGCCGCCTGGCAGCATTGGCTGGTTGCTGGTCGACGAGGCCGGCCAGGCGCTCCCTCAGGCTGCCGTCGGAGGTGTGATGCGCGCTCGCCGTTCGATCATCGTCGGTGATCCGCTGCAGATCCCACCGGTCGTGACACTGCCGGCGCGCCTCAACGCCGAGATCTGCCGGTTCTTCAGGATCGATATGGCCCTCTGGTCGGCGCCAGAAGCCTCTACCCAGACACTTGCCGACCGTGCCTCCTCCTATCAGGCGAGTTTTCGGTCCGATCAGGGGCCGCGTCGTGTTGGCATGCCCCTCCTCGTGCATCGGCGTTGCCAAGAGCCGATGTTCGGGATTTCCAATCGCATAGCGTATGATGGGCAGATGGTGCACGCGCCCGCACCGAGGGATGCTGGCGAGGTAGGCTCTGTCTTGGGGCCGACCAAATGGCTCGACATCGATGGCGAGGCGGATACGAAATGGTGCGCAGCCGAGGGCGATGTCGTTGTCGCGATGCTTCGCAAACTCACCAGCGCTGGCGTCACGGAGCCTGACCTCTTCATCATCACGCCGTTCCGCGTCGTCGCCCAAGAAATGCGCCGCCGGCTGCGGCAGGAGAAGGATCTGGTTGAGCGCCTGAATATCGATATTGAGGAGTGGACCGAAGATCGTGTTGGCACCATCCATACCGTGCAAGGCCGAGAAGCCGAGTCGGTCATTCTCCTCCTCGGCGCCCCGGCGGCCTCCCAGCACGGCGCAAGGAACTGGGCGGCCGGCACGCCCAACATCCTGAACGTTGCTGTGTCGCGTGCAAAGCAGAACTTTTACGTCGTTGGCTCGTACGCTGCCTGGTCAAGCGTCGGCCATGCAAGGGAGCTTGCGTCGTTACGGCGGGCGCGCATCGGTCAGACAGGCGCGTAG
- a CDS encoding toll/interleukin-1 receptor domain-containing protein — translation MAQFVTSAELRGFADQRTASEQATIRKNAASRSPEGATFLSHSSKDGDLVVGATIVLENHGARVYVDEVDPEMPPYTSAETAKILKRRISQSRKFVVLTSKNSKDSRWVPWELGIADGCKTLANIALFPSSETAYDMAWAEWEYLGLYHRIVWGRLEGHRSEVWMVLDHKKNTATELAAWLRN, via the coding sequence GTGGCTCAGTTCGTCACATCGGCAGAACTGCGTGGCTTCGCGGACCAGAGGACTGCCTCGGAGCAGGCGACCATTCGGAAGAATGCAGCCTCCCGCTCCCCGGAAGGCGCAACCTTCCTTTCCCACTCAAGCAAGGACGGGGATCTGGTCGTCGGTGCCACGATAGTGCTCGAGAACCACGGCGCTCGTGTCTATGTCGACGAGGTCGATCCTGAGATGCCGCCGTATACAAGCGCGGAAACTGCTAAGATTCTGAAGAGGCGCATCTCGCAATCGAGGAAATTTGTCGTCCTCACCAGCAAGAACAGCAAGGACAGCCGTTGGGTCCCATGGGAACTCGGCATAGCGGATGGCTGCAAGACCTTGGCGAACATTGCACTGTTCCCGTCGTCCGAGACCGCCTACGACATGGCGTGGGCCGAATGGGAATATCTTGGACTTTACCACCGCATCGTCTGGGGCCGTTTGGAGGGCCATCGAAGCGAGGTATGGATGGTCCTGGACCACAAGAAGAATACAGCGACCGAGCTTGCCGCCTGGCTGCGGAATTAG
- a CDS encoding SIR2 family protein — MAGAGRTKFLKEFPSSLHDGAGVTFVGAGVSMAAGYPSWTELLTEIGEEIGVNSKDIHDLAALAQWHILETGNATGVRNVIKREIGQELAVPETLQILARLPVRHIWTTNYDRLVERAFAGINRPLDAISGAKDLALRPTPGATRLYKMHGSVDRLDDLVISTDDYELYRTRRGAFLPLLQAHLSSMSMLFVGLSLTDPNVRHVLSLIRESFTESPPEHFAILRPPKRTHFKTDDEFKARLAQHQLWAKDLRRYGLVAVEIDDYDEVPQLLHQVEKRVAEKRVWVSGSWPLDRSDSRTPRIYAIAEKLGRMVGDTGRDLVSGAGLLVGPATVAGFMDALRTGGGWDIDRRLIVRPFPQPLPGKMPDRDQWRALRAELARHSGIVTFLGGIKSEAGTEVVAGGVMEEFALAQTAGSFLLPIGTFGGAAEAISRELLGSATPATGPKALRPTDDELRVLSDAGAADDKILSTVRAIFDRLAKVG, encoded by the coding sequence ATGGCGGGCGCAGGTCGGACTAAGTTCCTCAAAGAGTTCCCGTCCTCGCTGCACGATGGGGCCGGCGTGACGTTTGTGGGTGCGGGCGTCTCAATGGCTGCCGGCTATCCTTCATGGACGGAACTGCTGACTGAGATCGGTGAAGAGATCGGCGTCAATTCCAAGGACATCCACGATCTCGCCGCGCTCGCGCAGTGGCATATCCTCGAAACTGGCAACGCAACCGGCGTGCGCAATGTCATCAAAAGAGAGATTGGCCAGGAATTGGCCGTACCAGAGACCCTGCAGATTCTCGCGCGCCTTCCCGTTCGTCATATCTGGACGACCAACTACGACCGGCTCGTCGAGCGCGCCTTCGCAGGTATCAACCGGCCACTCGACGCAATCTCGGGAGCAAAGGATCTCGCGCTTAGGCCGACACCCGGAGCCACGCGCCTCTACAAGATGCACGGTTCGGTCGACAGGCTTGACGACCTGGTCATCTCTACCGACGACTACGAGCTCTATCGAACGCGACGTGGCGCGTTCCTACCGTTGTTGCAGGCGCATCTTAGTAGCATGTCCATGCTTTTCGTGGGCCTCAGCCTGACGGACCCGAATGTTCGGCATGTGCTTTCGCTAATCCGCGAGAGTTTCACGGAGTCGCCGCCCGAACACTTCGCAATCCTCCGCCCTCCAAAACGGACCCATTTCAAGACTGATGACGAGTTCAAGGCTCGACTGGCGCAGCATCAGCTCTGGGCCAAGGATCTGAGGCGCTACGGATTAGTCGCCGTCGAGATCGACGACTATGACGAGGTCCCACAGTTGCTTCATCAAGTCGAGAAGCGAGTGGCGGAAAAGCGGGTTTGGGTGAGTGGTAGCTGGCCACTGGATCGCTCCGATTCCCGGACACCGAGAATCTACGCGATTGCCGAGAAGCTCGGCCGTATGGTCGGCGACACCGGCAGAGATCTGGTCTCGGGCGCCGGACTTCTGGTGGGGCCGGCGACTGTAGCGGGGTTCATGGACGCATTGCGGACCGGCGGTGGCTGGGACATAGACCGCCGGTTGATTGTACGACCTTTCCCTCAACCTCTGCCTGGAAAAATGCCGGATCGTGATCAATGGCGCGCGCTTCGAGCCGAGCTGGCTCGCCATTCGGGTATCGTCACGTTCCTCGGCGGCATCAAGTCGGAAGCAGGCACCGAGGTCGTCGCCGGTGGCGTCATGGAGGAGTTTGCACTTGCACAGACCGCCGGGTCGTTCCTGCTCCCGATCGGTACGTTTGGCGGCGCCGCGGAGGCGATAAGCCGAGAACTGCTTGGTTCGGCGACACCCGCAACCGGACCCAAAGCACTACGGCCTACCGATGACGAGCTCCGGGTGCTTTCCGATGCCGGCGCGGCCGACGACAAAATCCTCTCCACCGTTCGAGCCATCTTCGATCGCCTGGCCAAGGTCGGATAG
- a CDS encoding TIR domain-containing protein, translating into MTRKVFFSFHYDRDVHRVMQVRNSWVVRRNGEATPFYDKAEFEEVKRRAGGIEKWIEQQLAGTSVTVVLYGAETYHRPWVQHEIKRSFELGKGLLAIDIHNIRHPQTGADVPGTNPLSYFSVGERRMNTLYANYDWVLNDGYNNIETWIEAAARAAGK; encoded by the coding sequence TTGACGCGAAAGGTATTCTTCAGCTTCCACTACGATCGCGATGTGCATCGCGTGATGCAGGTCCGTAACTCTTGGGTCGTCCGTCGAAATGGTGAGGCAACTCCGTTCTACGACAAGGCTGAATTCGAGGAAGTCAAGCGCCGCGCTGGCGGTATCGAAAAGTGGATCGAGCAGCAACTGGCGGGGACATCGGTTACTGTCGTCCTCTATGGCGCCGAGACCTATCATCGACCATGGGTCCAGCACGAAATCAAACGAAGCTTCGAGCTGGGCAAGGGGCTTCTGGCGATCGACATCCATAACATCAGGCATCCGCAGACCGGCGCTGACGTCCCAGGCACCAATCCACTGTCCTACTTTTCGGTTGGGGAGCGGAGGATGAATACGCTCTATGCAAACTACGACTGGGTCCTCAACGACGGATACAACAATATCGAGACTTGGATCGAGGCGGCAGCTAGAGCTGCCGGGAAATAA
- a CDS encoding DUF3991 domain-containing protein, giving the protein MEKKELEELRDRVSCAAVLEHAGFAIDLKESTRKAVKYRRGGEIVIVIHDGKGWFDPLSDAKGDVFNLVEHLEGFTFVEVLDHVASLIGLVPTEPVWMRQARESQPADSIPERWQNRRKPWRGSATWRYLRDERCLPESIIRSVIQHDLLREGPRSSMWAAHKSDDGTVTGWEERGPEWRGFSTGGAKVLLRLGPPNALRLCVTEAAIDAMSLAALEEARPGSLYLSTGGGWSPSTEAAIRHLAMQDGAELVAATDNNEQGDRYAERLEAVATESGCKFARLRPVEDDWNAELKAKVKREKGGREEEEESRLPHARRPPQG; this is encoded by the coding sequence ATGGAAAAGAAGGAACTGGAAGAACTGCGGGACCGTGTGAGTTGCGCCGCCGTACTGGAACATGCAGGCTTTGCGATCGATCTGAAGGAAAGCACGCGCAAGGCGGTCAAATACCGGCGCGGGGGCGAAATCGTCATAGTCATCCACGATGGCAAGGGATGGTTTGATCCGCTGAGCGACGCCAAGGGCGACGTTTTCAATCTAGTCGAGCATCTGGAGGGCTTCACCTTTGTGGAGGTCCTCGATCATGTCGCATCACTTATCGGGCTCGTGCCGACAGAGCCGGTATGGATGCGGCAGGCGCGGGAGAGCCAGCCAGCAGATTCCATCCCCGAACGCTGGCAAAACCGCCGCAAGCCATGGCGGGGATCTGCCACCTGGCGCTATCTTCGCGATGAGCGATGCCTGCCGGAATCCATCATCCGCTCCGTCATCCAGCATGATCTTCTGCGCGAGGGGCCGCGTAGCTCAATGTGGGCGGCGCACAAGAGCGATGATGGCACTGTCACAGGCTGGGAGGAGCGCGGACCTGAATGGCGAGGTTTTTCAACAGGTGGCGCAAAAGTGCTACTCAGGCTTGGCCCACCCAACGCTTTGCGTCTGTGCGTTACCGAAGCCGCAATCGACGCGATGAGCCTTGCCGCACTGGAAGAGGCGCGTCCCGGCAGCCTCTATCTCAGCACGGGCGGGGGATGGTCGCCGTCGACCGAGGCTGCGATCCGCCATCTTGCGATGCAGGATGGCGCAGAGCTTGTCGCCGCCACCGACAATAATGAGCAGGGCGATCGATATGCGGAAAGGCTGGAGGCAGTCGCGACTGAATCCGGTTGCAAATTCGCGCGCCTGCGTCCGGTCGAAGACGACTGGAACGCAGAACTGAAGGCAAAGGTAAAAAGAGAAAAAGGGGGAAGGGAAGAGGAGGAGGAATCCCGGCTGCCGCATGCCCGCCGTCCGCCTCAAGGGTAA
- a CDS encoding DUF1419 domain-containing protein produces the protein MTLTAIRKVYQGVADRRQTFRMFDRHAQRPDRWQNDDSALFIGEWFEHRQSEHDYMLNILQPLWMRHDMFAMREFLTGSVTSVFFSLAIDGAVRHFHGYCDLADNGSPERMKAAIIERETRPVRAMTRDERLEHIWSATEDGYRGYADERFPVTQRGQRVVMMCASRQARTFRLLDQLTDAEVSTKLPVHLRYLPEQIAA, from the coding sequence ATGACCCTCACCGCCATCCGCAAAGTCTATCAGGGCGTCGCCGATCGCCGGCAGACGTTCCGCATGTTCGATCGCCATGCCCAGAGGCCTGACCGCTGGCAGAATGACGACAGCGCACTCTTCATCGGAGAGTGGTTCGAACATCGCCAGAGCGAGCACGACTACATGCTCAACATCCTGCAGCCGCTCTGGATGCGGCATGATATGTTCGCCATGCGCGAGTTTCTGACGGGCAGCGTGACCAGCGTATTCTTCTCGCTCGCGATCGACGGAGCCGTTCGTCATTTCCACGGCTATTGCGATCTTGCCGACAATGGCTCGCCCGAGCGCATGAAAGCCGCGATCATCGAGCGGGAAACCCGGCCGGTACGGGCAATGACGCGCGACGAGCGGCTCGAGCATATCTGGAGCGCGACCGAGGACGGCTATCGCGGCTATGCCGATGAGCGTTTCCCGGTAACGCAGCGTGGCCAGCGTGTCGTGATGATGTGTGCATCCCGGCAGGCGCGGACCTTCAGGCTGCTCGACCAGCTCACCGATGCCGAGGTGTCGACGAAGCTACCGGTGCATCTGCGCTACCTTCCCGAACAGATAGCGGCTTGA
- a CDS encoding DUF3085 domain-containing protein, which produces MLTFPICDVRKVIAQGIADALANGGFSDPHLGLSEHDNCKPGLWLVGDHGVYLCSNGKLAEGQKPLVAYAEECNPDVNEDWWDVKRATFGSDDGVDFLSATSLEALFAGTPDGTHLRIAFMTESMQLFIVRKD; this is translated from the coding sequence ATGCTGACTTTCCCGATCTGCGATGTGCGCAAGGTCATAGCGCAGGGTATTGCCGACGCTCTCGCCAATGGCGGCTTCAGCGACCCGCATCTGGGCCTGTCGGAACACGACAATTGCAAACCCGGCCTTTGGCTGGTTGGCGATCATGGGGTCTATCTGTGCTCGAACGGCAAACTGGCCGAGGGGCAGAAGCCTTTGGTCGCCTATGCCGAAGAGTGCAATCCCGATGTCAACGAGGACTGGTGGGACGTCAAACGCGCCACCTTCGGCAGTGACGACGGCGTGGACTTCCTCAGCGCGACCTCTCTTGAGGCGCTGTTTGCCGGTACGCCTGACGGCACGCATCTGCGCATAGCCTTCATGACGGAGTCGATGCAGCTCTTCATTGTCCGCAAGGACTGA